In the genome of Thunnus maccoyii chromosome 15, fThuMac1.1, whole genome shotgun sequence, one region contains:
- the LOC121913195 gene encoding uncharacterized protein LOC121913195 isoform X3 yields the protein MTLSSKEQSSTTAGKRTAGPQSDSTIPAKRFVAKKATNVEKSFQHLVDRDAGESLSVLLTRRTRELDAEKGRAEALKVEMTDLREEMTALREESQRQKEELEKQISELRAALDVQTMQQDVSVNSPEKPLSSPRLSSKPTSTSSASCSPSGFSIIPADSSHFHRLCRQHPDIKIREVKPEDHTTLLRMSQGRADRYGCLLFRFVTPEEKYRAWCVTTNWDGSRGKWELPGNLKEFLVNTMRQKFSPMSGRDEKMLINRINEVLRTPRQFALGLIH from the exons AGTAGCACTACTGCTGGTAAACGGACTGCGGGGCCGCAGTCAGACAGCACGATACCAGCCAAGCGTTTTGTGGCCAAAAAAGCG ACTAATGTTGAGAAATCTTTCCAGCACCTCGTGGACCGCGACGCAGGGGAgagtctgtctgtgctgcttaCGCGCAGAACGAGGGAACTTGACGCAGAGAAAGGCCGAGCGGAGGCGTTGAAGGTTGAGATGACAGACTTGCGAGAGGAGATGACAGCCTTGAGAGAGGAGAGTCAGAGACAGAAGGAAGAACTGGAAAAACAGATCAGTGAACTGCGGGCAGCTCTGGACGTGCAGACAATGCAGCAAGATGTCTCCGTTAATTCGCCGGAGAAACCGCTATCAAGCCCCAGACTCTCCTCAAAACCAACATCGACGTCTTCGGCTTCCTGTTCTCCTTCGGGCTTCTCCATCATCCCGGCCGACAGCAGTCATTTTCATCGACTTTGTCGGCAGCATCCGGACATTAAAATACGTGAGGTGAAACCGGAGGACCACACGACTCTCCTCCGAATGAGCCAGGGCCGCGCGGATCGCTACGGCTGCTTGCTGTTCAGATTCGTCACACCAGAAGAGAAATACCGGGCTTGGTGTGTCACAACAAACTGGGACGGATCCAGAGGAAAGTGGGAGCTCCCCGGAAACCTGAAGGAGTTTCTCGTCAACACTATGCGTCAGAAATTTTCCCCAATGTCAGGAAGAGATGAGAAAATGCTGATCAACCGCATCAACGAGGTGCTGCGAACACCACGTCAGTTTGCCTTGGGACTCATTCATTAG